One stretch of Hemibagrus wyckioides isolate EC202008001 linkage group LG01, SWU_Hwy_1.0, whole genome shotgun sequence DNA includes these proteins:
- the LOC131364868 gene encoding uncharacterized protein LOC131364868 isoform X2 — MGETRQEQQLSLRVMYTANSKVLHFQKPFSSCDEHFRGKMLVKNQKYVKVAKTEEGYEDFNTFLQKVIEKLGLPLQSELRLADESGTEVDADVFEELLQAGNLTVTVSTEQSIVVLHEHVSHTTSPVSDISSSSVSENSIRLVSSDSSDATVIIKTNGGKRTHAERESAKEMVGDALHSKPGLYLQNIFINIWEEYDKTKTLTDRTRRQMVNLLVADMTEVHGRIPPTSVCMKYALGIISVFPSLRDPYSDNGYEHFYDPQSGPGYLAWRLKTV, encoded by the exons ATGGGGGAGACGAGGCAGGAGCAGCAGCTA AGTCTTAGAGTAATGTACACAGCCAATTCAAAAGTGTTACATTTTCAGAAGCCCTTTTCTTCCTGTGATGAGCATTTTCGT GGCAAAATGTTGGTGAAAAATCAGAAGTACGTGAAAGTGGCCAAAACTGAGGAGGGCTACGAAGACTTCAACACATTTCTTCAAAAAG TCATAGAAAAGCTAGGTCTTCCACTACAGTCTGAGCTGCGCTTGGCAGATGAATCAGGGACAGAAGTGGATGCAGATGTGTTTGAGGAGCTTTTGCAAGCAGGGAACCTTACTGTTACGGTGTCCACTGAACAATCAATAG ttgtgcTTCATGAGCATGTATCACACACTACGTCACCCGTGTCAGACATTTCATCCTCGTCTGTGTCAGAGAACTCTATCAGACTAGTATCCTCTGATTCATCAGATGCAACAGTAATTATTAAGACAAATGGAGGAAAAAGAACCCATGCCGAACGGGAATCAGCGAAAGAG ATGGTGGGAGATGCTCTCCACTCTAAGCCAGGgttatatttacaaaatatatttataaatatttgggAGGAATATGACAAAACAAAGACACTGACAGATAGAACACGGAGACAGATGGTAAACCTTCTTGTGGCCGACATGACTGAAGTTCATGG GAGGATCCCGCCAACCTCTGTTTGTATGAAATATGCTCTTGGCATCATCTCTGTATTTCCCAGCCTCAGAGATCCATATTCAGACAATGGATAT GAACACTTCTATGACCCACAGAGTGGACCTGGCTATTTGGCCTGGAGGCTAAAGACCGTCTAG
- the LOC131364868 gene encoding uncharacterized protein LOC131364868 isoform X1 produces MGETRQEQQLSLRVMYTANSKVLHFQKPFSSCDEHFRGKMLVKNQKYVKVAKTEEGYEDFNTFLQKVIEKLGLPLQSELRLADESGTEVDADVFEELLQAGNLTVTVSTEQSIGKIYYYLILMGKQWIISDKCGEGQIILSLYVHILNCVTVVLHEHVSHTTSPVSDISSSSVSENSIRLVSSDSSDATVIIKTNGGKRTHAERESAKEMVGDALHSKPGLYLQNIFINIWEEYDKTKTLTDRTRRQMVNLLVADMTEVHGRIPPTSVCMKYALGIISVFPSLRDPYSDNGYEHFYDPQSGPGYLAWRLKTV; encoded by the exons ATGGGGGAGACGAGGCAGGAGCAGCAGCTA AGTCTTAGAGTAATGTACACAGCCAATTCAAAAGTGTTACATTTTCAGAAGCCCTTTTCTTCCTGTGATGAGCATTTTCGT GGCAAAATGTTGGTGAAAAATCAGAAGTACGTGAAAGTGGCCAAAACTGAGGAGGGCTACGAAGACTTCAACACATTTCTTCAAAAAG TCATAGAAAAGCTAGGTCTTCCACTACAGTCTGAGCTGCGCTTGGCAGATGAATCAGGGACAGAAGTGGATGCAGATGTGTTTGAGGAGCTTTTGCAAGCAGGGAACCTTACTGTTACGGTGTCCACTGAACAATCAATAGGTAAGATATATTATTACTTGATTTTGATGGGAAAACAGTGGATCATCAGTGACAAATGCGGTGAAGGACAAATTATTTTGTCATTGTACGTGCATATATTAaactgtgttacagttgtgcTTCATGAGCATGTATCACACACTACGTCACCCGTGTCAGACATTTCATCCTCGTCTGTGTCAGAGAACTCTATCAGACTAGTATCCTCTGATTCATCAGATGCAACAGTAATTATTAAGACAAATGGAGGAAAAAGAACCCATGCCGAACGGGAATCAGCGAAAGAG ATGGTGGGAGATGCTCTCCACTCTAAGCCAGGgttatatttacaaaatatatttataaatatttgggAGGAATATGACAAAACAAAGACACTGACAGATAGAACACGGAGACAGATGGTAAACCTTCTTGTGGCCGACATGACTGAAGTTCATGG GAGGATCCCGCCAACCTCTGTTTGTATGAAATATGCTCTTGGCATCATCTCTGTATTTCCCAGCCTCAGAGATCCATATTCAGACAATGGATAT GAACACTTCTATGACCCACAGAGTGGACCTGGCTATTTGGCCTGGAGGCTAAAGACCGTCTAG
- the LOC131364868 gene encoding uncharacterized protein LOC131364868 isoform X3, translating to MGETRQEQQLSLRVMYTANSKVLHFQKPFSSCDEHFRGKMLVKNQKYVKVAKTEEGYEDFNTFLQKVIEKLGLPLQSELRLADESGTEVDADVFEELLQAGNLTVTVSTEQSIDATVIIKTNGGKRTHAERESAKEMVGDALHSKPGLYLQNIFINIWEEYDKTKTLTDRTRRQMVNLLVADMTEVHGRIPPTSVCMKYALGIISVFPSLRDPYSDNGYEHFYDPQSGPGYLAWRLKTV from the exons ATGGGGGAGACGAGGCAGGAGCAGCAGCTA AGTCTTAGAGTAATGTACACAGCCAATTCAAAAGTGTTACATTTTCAGAAGCCCTTTTCTTCCTGTGATGAGCATTTTCGT GGCAAAATGTTGGTGAAAAATCAGAAGTACGTGAAAGTGGCCAAAACTGAGGAGGGCTACGAAGACTTCAACACATTTCTTCAAAAAG TCATAGAAAAGCTAGGTCTTCCACTACAGTCTGAGCTGCGCTTGGCAGATGAATCAGGGACAGAAGTGGATGCAGATGTGTTTGAGGAGCTTTTGCAAGCAGGGAACCTTACTGTTACGGTGTCCACTGAACAATCAATAG ATGCAACAGTAATTATTAAGACAAATGGAGGAAAAAGAACCCATGCCGAACGGGAATCAGCGAAAGAG ATGGTGGGAGATGCTCTCCACTCTAAGCCAGGgttatatttacaaaatatatttataaatatttgggAGGAATATGACAAAACAAAGACACTGACAGATAGAACACGGAGACAGATGGTAAACCTTCTTGTGGCCGACATGACTGAAGTTCATGG GAGGATCCCGCCAACCTCTGTTTGTATGAAATATGCTCTTGGCATCATCTCTGTATTTCCCAGCCTCAGAGATCCATATTCAGACAATGGATAT GAACACTTCTATGACCCACAGAGTGGACCTGGCTATTTGGCCTGGAGGCTAAAGACCGTCTAG